The Candidatus Eisenbacteria bacterium genomic interval CGGCGCCGAAGACCACGCCGCACGCCGCGAGCACCGCGGCCTTGCGAACCAAACCAGTCATTGTTGCACCTCCCATAGATGGTGAATCGCTGATGCAGAGTTCCAGGCAAGGCTCAGTTGCGCGCAATCAGGTCTGGCTGCGAGCCACCTCCTTTCGAACTCTTGATCAATGAACAAGATGTCGAGTTCGAAGCATCTCGGGCGAGCTTATCTGCCGCGCTCACAAGAGTTTCCAAGACGGGAAAAGTCTAGGTTTCCTGTTCCCGCGGTGTCAAGAAAGTTTTTCGTGACCACCCGCCCGAATCGGGGCCCTTTGCCAGAGTGCTGGCGCCGGTCACCACCGGCGCGGCCCAACGAACCCCCCCTGCGCTTACAAACGACTGTCGATACGCAACTTCGCTCCGTCTGCTGGTGGGCGAAACAGGGCTCGAACCTGTGACCCCTTGCTTGTAAGGCAAGTGCTCTACCCGCTGAGCTATTCGCCCGAGGCCGATCCCCTTCCGCGCACCAGCAGGGAAGCTGGGATGAACACGCAGTACCCGGTCACCAGGAGCACCGGGGCCATGGTGATGGACCCCCGGGAAAGGCTCAGGTAACCCGCCACGAGCAGCGCCACCCCGACCGCCAGCAGCACCGTGTTCATGGGGCCCCACTGGAACCCCAGGTCCACCTCCGGCTGCGGCTTGCTTCGGAGCGACCTCGGCTTCGTGACGTTGGCCTTGGTGTTCACTTGCGTTCTCCCTGCGCCCTGGAGGCGAAAAAAAGCAACGCCGACGACTTCGAACGATGCGAACTCGTCCGAGATCGTCGGCTGGTCTCCGAACCTGATCGAGGCCCGGGGCACTGGACGATCTCAGCGAAGATCGCGGGGTGTGCCGCCGCCTCCTGAGGGGCGCACCGTGTACTACCGGGCGCCCGCGGCGATGGTTCCCGGTTATTTGGCTGGTGGTCGAGGCTCGAGCGCACGGTTGAGGCTTCCCGAGCGCAGTCCCTCAAGGTCGAGCGAAACAAAGCGATATCCGGCGGCCCGAAGGCCCGCCACCAGTTCCGCCCGCACGTCCGGATCGAGCGCACGGGAGAGTTCCGGGAGTGGCAGCTCGAGCCGGGCGACGTCCCCGTGATGGCGCACGCGCAGCGCGGCGAAGCCCAGCGCCCGCACGACGTCCTCAGCCCGCTCGACGCGGGCCAGGATCTCGGGCGTGATGGTGGTGCCGTACGGGATGCGCGAGGCGAGGCAGGGCGAAGCCGGCTTGTCGTGGCTCGCAAGGCCGAAATGTTCCGCCACCGCCCGCACGTCCGCCTTGCGAAAGCCGAGCTCGGCGAGCGGCGAGAGCACCCGTCGTTCCTCCGCCGCGCGGCGACCCGGCCGGTGGTCGGACGCGTCGTCGGCGATGGTCCCGTCGAGCACCGCGGCCGCGCCGAAGCGGCCCGCGACCTGCTCGAGCCGGCGGTACAGCTCGCTCTTGCAGTGATAGCAGCGGTCCGCGGGGTTGCTCGCGAAGTCCGGGTTCGAAAGTTCGCCCGTCGTCACGACCTCGACGGCGGCCCCGAATCCCGCCGCCTGAGCGAGCGCCAGCTCCAGCTCGCGCAGCGCGTAGGAATCGGAGCGCCCGACGACCGCCAGAACGCCGGCCCCGAGCTGTTCGTGCGCGACGCGCAGCACGACGCTCGAGTCCACCCCGCCGGAGTAGGCGACCACGACCCGCCCGAGCGAATGAATGCGCCGGCGGAGACGATCGAGTCTCTCGCGCCAGCCGAGGCCGGCGAGCGGATCGAGGCGCGGATCGCGAATCGAGAGGAGGACGG includes:
- the larE gene encoding ATP-dependent sacrificial sulfur transferase LarE, coding for MNGPVLLSIRDPRLDPLAGLGWRERLDRLRRRIHSLGRVVVAYSGGVDSSVVLRVAHEQLGAGVLAVVGRSDSYALRELELALAQAAGFGAAVEVVTTGELSNPDFASNPADRCYHCKSELYRRLEQVAGRFGAAAVLDGTIADDASDHRPGRRAAEERRVLSPLAELGFRKADVRAVAEHFGLASHDKPASPCLASRIPYGTTITPEILARVERAEDVVRALGFAALRVRHHGDVARLELPLPELSRALDPDVRAELVAGLRAAGYRFVSLDLEGLRSGSLNRALEPRPPAK